One window from the genome of Streptomyces sp. WZ-12 encodes:
- a CDS encoding DinB family protein: MTIDRRDPPRCAGERETLRAYLDYHRATLARKTEGLTDAQLRRRSMPPSTLSLLGLVRHLAEVERAWFRRTLAGEDVPLVWSQEVDFQAAFDDAEGTGAAAFAAWQAEVAHSRRIEEAAASLDVTVHQPRWGEDVSLRLIMLHMIHEYARHNGHADFLREGIDGSVGP; encoded by the coding sequence ATGACCATCGATCGGAGAGATCCGCCCCGGTGCGCCGGTGAGCGGGAGACGCTGCGCGCCTATCTCGACTACCACCGCGCCACGTTGGCGCGGAAGACCGAGGGCCTGACCGACGCCCAGTTGCGGCGGCGGTCCATGCCGCCGTCGACGCTGTCCCTGCTCGGCCTGGTGCGTCATCTGGCCGAGGTGGAGCGGGCCTGGTTCCGCCGGACGCTGGCCGGTGAGGACGTGCCGCTGGTCTGGTCCCAAGAGGTGGACTTCCAGGCGGCGTTCGACGATGCGGAGGGCACCGGGGCGGCGGCCTTCGCCGCCTGGCAGGCGGAGGTGGCCCACTCCCGGCGCATCGAGGAGGCCGCCGCGTCGCTCGACGTGACCGTCCACCAACCCCGTTGGGGCGAGGACGTCTCGCTCCGCCTGATCATGCTGCACATGATCCACGAGTACGCGCGCCACAACGGCCACGCCGACTTCCTCCGCGAGGGCATCGACGGGTCCGTCGGCCCCTGA
- a CDS encoding SpoIIE family protein phosphatase yields the protein MNAWTAATSADFRGPLDVTRAATAVLDARGLVIGWSAAARQLLGYAPEEIIGRPAATFLPEPDLPPAGDRPTTGMATIATWSARHADGHRLPVALTMCPLADALPGVAPGPARVLVATALGDLRAWESRQAMLHGLATQSPVGLAIYDDALRLTWFNASYGQEIGLPLRELIGKRADELYPGTFVTEGYPRTLDSVMRHVLATGQPFLDLHFVGEQPTDPGTEHVWSCSYYRLQDPDGRVLGVCEDSFDITDRYQAQRRLNLLVEAGRKIGTTLDMVGTAREITEVAVPDFAAAVTVDLLGSVLAGGDPEPGASGVPELVRVAARSCGDPPDRPPRPPYPISYEPGTLQYRSLSSGGMIRAERTMVMPLRAGGASMGLVTFDRADSPAVFDGGEIDLADELVIRAAVAMDNARRFTREHAAALTLQRDLLPQHLPPQSAVDMAYRYLPSDDRAGVGGDWFDVIGLSGTRVGLVVGDVVGHGLQAAATMGRLRTTVRALARLDLAPDELLSRLDDLVGQTPEERAAGAGAEPGPDDVATGVTCLYAVYDPVSRHCTMARAGHPPPAVVHPTGEVSFPDLPAGPPLGLGGLPFESWQTELPVGSLLALFTNGLVQGRNGDVDAGLAILGDVLREHRRPLADLCDRALAALLPDGAAPDDAALLLVRTRELDTRQVAAWELPAEPAAVGTARELATRQLAQWDLTELSYATELVVSELVTNAVRHAAGPVHLRLLRDLALVTEVSDTGHTSPHLRHSALDDEGGRGLFIVAQLVQRWGTRYTPYGKTIWAEQAFPPRYPGAPRPVG from the coding sequence ATGAACGCGTGGACGGCGGCGACGAGCGCCGACTTCCGTGGGCCCCTCGACGTCACCAGGGCGGCCACGGCGGTGCTGGATGCCCGGGGGCTGGTGATCGGCTGGAGCGCGGCGGCCCGGCAACTGCTGGGCTACGCGCCGGAGGAGATCATCGGCCGGCCGGCCGCCACCTTCCTCCCGGAGCCGGACCTGCCCCCGGCGGGCGACCGCCCGACCACGGGGATGGCCACCATCGCGACGTGGTCCGCGCGGCACGCGGACGGTCACCGGCTGCCGGTCGCCCTCACGATGTGCCCGCTGGCCGATGCGCTGCCGGGCGTCGCGCCCGGCCCGGCCCGGGTGCTGGTCGCCACGGCGCTGGGCGACCTGCGGGCGTGGGAGTCGCGGCAGGCGATGCTGCACGGGCTGGCCACCCAGTCACCGGTGGGCCTGGCGATCTACGACGACGCTCTCCGGCTGACGTGGTTCAACGCCTCGTACGGGCAGGAGATCGGGCTGCCGCTGCGGGAGTTGATCGGCAAGCGGGCGGACGAGCTGTATCCGGGCACGTTCGTGACGGAGGGGTATCCCAGGACGCTGGACTCGGTGATGCGTCATGTGCTGGCGACCGGGCAGCCGTTCCTCGATCTGCACTTCGTCGGCGAGCAGCCCACCGACCCGGGCACCGAGCACGTCTGGTCCTGCTCGTACTACCGGTTGCAGGATCCGGACGGGCGGGTGTTGGGGGTCTGCGAGGACTCCTTCGACATCACCGACCGCTATCAGGCACAGCGCCGGTTGAACCTCCTGGTGGAGGCCGGCCGGAAGATCGGCACCACGTTGGACATGGTCGGCACCGCCCGGGAGATCACCGAGGTCGCGGTGCCCGACTTCGCGGCCGCGGTCACCGTCGACCTGCTGGGTTCGGTGCTGGCGGGCGGCGATCCGGAGCCGGGCGCGTCCGGGGTGCCGGAGCTGGTCCGGGTTGCCGCGCGCTCCTGCGGCGACCCGCCGGACCGGCCGCCGCGCCCGCCGTACCCGATCTCCTACGAGCCGGGCACCCTCCAGTACCGGAGCCTGTCGTCGGGCGGGATGATCCGCGCGGAGCGGACGATGGTGATGCCGCTGCGGGCCGGCGGCGCCTCGATGGGGCTGGTCACCTTCGACCGCGCGGACTCCCCGGCGGTCTTCGACGGCGGCGAGATCGACCTGGCCGACGAGTTGGTGATCCGGGCCGCCGTGGCGATGGACAACGCCCGCCGGTTCACCCGCGAACACGCCGCGGCCCTGACCCTCCAGCGCGATCTGCTGCCCCAGCACCTGCCGCCGCAGTCCGCGGTCGACATGGCCTACCGGTATCTGCCCAGCGACGACCGCGCCGGAGTGGGCGGCGACTGGTTCGACGTGATCGGGCTGTCCGGCACCCGGGTCGGGCTGGTGGTGGGGGACGTCGTCGGGCACGGCCTCCAGGCCGCGGCCACCATGGGCCGGCTGCGGACGACGGTGCGGGCGCTGGCGCGGCTGGACCTGGCGCCCGACGAGCTGCTGAGCAGGCTGGACGACCTGGTGGGGCAGACCCCCGAGGAGCGCGCGGCCGGAGCCGGCGCGGAGCCCGGCCCGGACGACGTGGCCACGGGGGTGACCTGCCTGTACGCGGTGTACGACCCGGTGTCCCGGCACTGCACGATGGCCCGGGCCGGGCATCCGCCGCCGGCGGTCGTGCACCCGACGGGCGAGGTGTCGTTCCCGGACCTGCCGGCCGGCCCGCCGCTGGGGCTGGGCGGTCTGCCGTTCGAGTCCTGGCAGACCGAGCTGCCGGTGGGCAGCCTGCTGGCCCTGTTCACCAACGGGCTGGTCCAGGGCCGCAACGGGGACGTCGACGCCGGGCTGGCGATCCTGGGCGACGTCCTGCGGGAGCACCGCCGGCCGCTGGCGGACCTGTGTGACCGGGCGCTGGCCGCGCTGCTGCCGGACGGTGCGGCGCCCGACGACGCGGCGCTGCTGCTGGTGCGGACCCGGGAGCTGGACACCCGGCAGGTGGCCGCCTGGGAGCTGCCCGCCGAGCCCGCCGCGGTCGGCACCGCGCGGGAGCTGGCCACCCGACAGCTCGCGCAGTGGGACCTGACGGAACTGTCGTACGCGACCGAGCTGGTGGTCAGCGAGCTGGTCACCAATGCGGTGCGGCACGCCGCCGGCCCGGTGCACCTGCGGCTGCTGCGGGACCTGGCGCTGGTCACGGAGGTCTCCGACACCGGTCACACCTCCCCGCACCTGCGGCACAGCGCGCTCGACGACGAGGGCGGACGGGGGCTGTTCATCGTCGCGCAGTTGGTGCAGCGCTGGGGGACGCGCTACACGCCGTACGGCAAGACGATCTGGGCGGAGCAGGCGTTCCCGCCGCGCTACCCGGGGGCTCCGCGGCCGGTGGGCTGA